A genomic stretch from Etheostoma cragini isolate CJK2018 chromosome 8, CSU_Ecrag_1.0, whole genome shotgun sequence includes:
- the arpin gene encoding arpin, protein MSRIYHNTSLQNKPVHNERFDRVWSPSTYESGQGVLLEGKLLDVSRHAISDDSNQKVRFYVLYIKPSRIHQRKFDASGTEMEPNFSDTKKVNTGFLMSSYKVEAKGESDCLSEEQLSLMVNKAELVKITDKHRPSGTWAFWYPESEMDTTELETGRDIRLKTRGNSPFIFSLAKVDGGTVTKCNFAGDEKAGASWTDKILANKADAVGAQGPGHGEGAEEDEWDD, encoded by the exons atgaGCCGAATTTATCACAACACGTCTTTACAGAACAAACCAGTGCACAATGAGAGATTTGACCGCGTGTGGTCTCCCTCTACGTATGAAAG TGGCCAGGGGGTCCTTTTAGAAGGAAAGCTGCTGGATGTTTCCAGACATGCCATCAGTGACGACAGCAATCAAAAG GTCCGTTTCTATGTCCTGTACATCAAACCCAGCCGCATCCATCAGAGGAAGTTCGATGCCAGTGGTACGGAGATGGAGCCAAACTTCAGTGACACCAAAAAGGTCAACACTGGCTTCCTCATGTCCTCCTACA AGGTGGAAGCTAAAGGGGAGTCGGACTGTCTGTCTGAGGAGCAGCTGTCCCTGATGGTGAACAAAGCTGAGCTGGTGAAGATAACTGACAAGCACCGACCCAGCGGGACCTGGGCCTTCTGGTACCCAGAGTCAGAGATGGACACAACCGAGCTGGAAACGGGACGGGATATACGGCTGAAGACCCGAGGAAACAGTCCTTTCATAT TCTCGTTAGCCAAAGTGGACGGCGGAACGGTGACCAAGTGTAACTTCGCTGGCGATGAAAAGGCCGGAGCGTCGTGGACGGATAAGATCCTGGCCAACAAAGCAGACGCAGTTGGCGCTCAGGGGCCCGGCCATGGAGAGGGAGCCGAGGAGGATGAATGG GATGACTGA